The stretch of DNA ctggagcgtcacggatcgtaccgtcgtagcgatgaaaattgcactgtgtgatggtaccctaaggagCTTAAAGGCAAAGAATCTTTCATCAAGGCAGTTTAACTACAGGGGTCCAGACAACCATTCATGACAGTGTAGGAGGTTCCAAGAGGAGGAGTGGAGCACAGCAGCCTCACCTACAGAGCACCATCTAGAGAGCAAGTGCTCCAGCGTCATTGCATCACTTTCAGCCCTCATGTTTTATATTGTTTAGTGATCTTGAGGTTAGAGGTGTCAGTGTGCCTATGTTGAGTCAGCCAGAGGCCCAAACCTATAATCCATAGTATGCAAGTTCTGTCATATAGAGCCAACATGCACCATGTCCCCTTCTATTGAGTCAGTCATCCCTGTGGACTAGGGTAGGCAGTGAGCTCTGTACCATCACTGGCAAGTGAGACATCTAGAAGTGATGAGACCTGTGAAGCCACATATAGTAGAGGATTTATTGAAGGCAAAATATAGCAAGAAACAACTGCACAGACATTAAAAAGGAAAGTGTACATCAAGCAGGACAAGGTGGGAATTTAGTCGTGGGATTCCCCTAGTGTGTGTTTGTCAAACAGGTATTCAGCCATGCCGTTCTGTGGGGCTCCCAGTCGCCGGAGATTTGTCACATGGTCACCCAGCTCCTTTATCGATTTCACCTGCTCATCAAGGTAATGCGTTTCCAAGAAGTCGCAGAGCTGTGGAGACACAGAATGAGTCAAGCTGTGTAGCACATGACTAGTGAGTTACAGGTATGATGGTCTTCGATTCCAACTCTGGGAACAGCTGAGACCAATATTCAGGGCAAGAAAGTTTAATCTAGAACACATTTCTATGGAGGCAAGGGGCTGATCACATTATGCTATAGATTGCTCTTGTCTGCAGACAGAAGTCCCCATCACCCAAGTGACCATTAATAGGATTTTCAGTGGGGTGACACATAGCAAGTTACCATCACAGCAAGTTACCATCACAGCAGTCACTTACATGTGGATCGTTCCGATCAGTAGACACTTTATGCAGATCCAAGAGGGACTGGTTAACGTTCTTCTCCAGCTGCAAGGCACATTCTAGGGCTTCCAGCCCACTGCCCCACTCATCCCGGTCTGGCTTCTGCAATTACATTACATTTTTCATCAATACGGTCAGACTTGTATCCATTCATGTACCTTTTATAGATCTGCAAGATGTGCTGGGGTTATGATCACATTGAGCCAAAAGGCTGATCCAGTGGCCACAATAGTATACTGTGGACACTGGATGAGAGCCCTGCAATTGCCTCCTACATGTCATCTTCGACAGGAGATGACTCCAGGACTTCTGAAAGCTACAGAATATTGATAAGGTCTGAAACTAGGGCCCTGTGAGTATATGGACTCCTCTATAGTGGCCATGTATCTTCATAAAGCATGCCCTGTTAGACCCCTGCTGCCTTTGGGCAGGcacctaaggggtaaggtttctccttgtggtgagtgacatatcagctctggcttgtcaaggtaaggaggcttattcgccgtgcagtgctcctcttggaaatttaatatgcaaatttgtCTCTTCAAAGAAAGAcaaactctaaaggccccttcacattaagcgacgctgcagcgataccgacaacgatccggatcgctgcagcgtcgctgtttggtcgctggagagctgtcacagaccgctctccagcgaccaacgatgccggtaaccagggtaaacatcgggtaactaagcgcagggccgcgcttagtaacccgatgtttaccctcgttaccatcctaaaagtaaaaaaaacaaacgctacatacttacctaccgctgtctgtcctccagcgctgtgctctgcttctctgcactcctcctgtactgtctgtgagcgtcggtcagccagaaagcagagcggtgacgtcaccgctctgctttccggctcacag from Ranitomeya imitator isolate aRanImi1 chromosome 9, aRanImi1.pri, whole genome shotgun sequence encodes:
- the FTH1 gene encoding ferritin heavy chain, coding for MSSQVRQNYHQDCEAAINRQVNLELYASYVYLSMSYYFDRDDVALKNFAKYFLHQSHEEREHAEKLMKLQNQRGGRICLQDVRKPDRDEWGSGLEALECALQLEKNVNQSLLDLHKVSTDRNDPHLCDFLETHYLDEQVKSIKELGDHVTNLRRLGAPQNGMAEYLFDKHTLGESHD